A genomic stretch from Tenrec ecaudatus isolate mTenEca1 chromosome X, mTenEca1.hap1, whole genome shotgun sequence includes:
- the S100G gene encoding protein S100-G gives MSMKKSPAELKSIFEKYAAKEGDPDQLSKDELKQLVQAEFPNLLKGPTTLDDLFQELDKNGDGEVSFEEFQVLIKKISQ, from the exons ATGAGCATGAAGAAGTCACCCGCGGAGCTGAAGAGCATTTTTGAAAAGTACGCAGCCAAAGAAGGTGATCCGGATCAGCTGTCCAAGGACGAACTGAAGCAACTGGTTCAGGCAGAATTCCCAAACTTACTCAAA GGTCCAACTACCCTCGATGACCTCTTTCAAGAACTGGACAAGAATGGAGATGGAGAAGTTAGTTTTGAAGAATTCCAGGTGCTAATAAAAAAGATATCCCagtga